The following are from one region of the Lytechinus variegatus isolate NC3 chromosome 4, Lvar_3.0, whole genome shotgun sequence genome:
- the LOC121414416 gene encoding 40S ribosomal protein S4-like, translating to MARGPKKHLKRLNAPKHWMLGKLNGNFAPRASTGPHKLRECLPLIIFLRNRLKYALTYVETKKIMMQRLIKVDGKVRTDITYPAGFMDVISINKTGENFRLIYNVKGRFVVHRIGSEEAKFKLCKVRKVWTGPKGIPYLSTHDARTIRYPDPLVKVHDTIKVDISTGKITDHIKFDSGHMCMITGGRNLGRVGTITHREKHPGSFEIVHVKDASDHTFATRLSNVFVIGKANKAYISLPKGRGIRLTIAEEREKRIAQRN from the exons ATG GCACGCGGGCCAAAGAAGCATCTGAAACGGTTAAATGCTCCCAAGCATTGGATGCTTGGGAAGCTCAATGGAAATTTT GCTCCCCGTGCATCAACTGGACCTCACAAGTTGAGAGAATGCCTTCCTCTCATCATCTTCCTCCGCAACCGTCTCAAGTACGCCCTGACCTACGTTGAGACCAAGAAGATCATGATGCAGCGCCTGATCAAGGTCGACGGCAAGGTGCGCACTGACATCACCTACCCGGCTGGATTCATGG ATGTGATCTCCATCAACAAGACTGGAGAGAACTTCCGTCTGATCTACAATGTCAAGGGGCGCTTCGTTGTCCACAGGATTGGCAGTGAAGAAGCCAAG TTCAAGCTGTGCAAGGTGCGCAAGGTATGGACCGGACCCAAGGGTATTCCCTACCTCAGCACCCACGATGCTCGTACCATCCGCTACCCAGACCCCCTGGTGAAGGTCCACGACACCATCAAGGTCGACATCTCTACCGGCAAAATCACAGACCACATCAAGTTTGACAGTG GTCACATGTGCATGATCACCGGAGGTCGTAACTTGGGACGTGTTGGTACCATCACCCACAGGGAGAAGCACCCTGGATCCTTCGAGATCGTCCACGTCAAGGACGCCTCAG ACCACACCTTTGCCACTCGTCTCTCCAACGTGTTTGTGATCGGCAAGGCCAACAAGGCCTACATCTCCCTCCCCAAGGGCAGGGGAATCCGTCTCACCATCGCAGAGGAGCGCGAGAAGAGGATCGCCCAGAGGAATTAA